A segment of the Octopus sinensis unplaced genomic scaffold, ASM634580v1 Contig13491, whole genome shotgun sequence genome:
GATCCAAATGGAGGGTTTTTTGTAGTTCCAAAAGGAGTTTCTCCAAATGACTGATTTTGTGCGGATCCAAATGGAGGGTTTTTTGTAGTTCCAGAAGGAGTTTCTCCAAATGACTGATTTTGTGCGGATCCAAATGGAGGGTTTTTTGTAGATCCAAAAGGGGTCTCTCCAAATGGTTGATTTTGTGTGTATCCAAATGGATGGTTTTGTGTAGATCCAAAAGGGGTCTCTCCAAATGGTTGATTTTGTGTGGATCCAAATGGAGGGTTTTGTGTAGATCCAAAAGGGGTCTCTCCAAATGGTTGATTTTGCGTGGATCCAAATGGAGGGTTTTTTGTTGATGCAAAATGAGTTTCTCCAAATGGTTGATTTTGTGCGGATCCAAATGGAGGGTTTTGTGTAGATCCAAAAGGGGTCTCTCCAAATAGTTGATTTTGTGTGGATCCAAATGGAGGGTTTTGTGTAGATCCAAAAGGTATTGTCCAAATGGCTGATTTGGTGCGGATCCAAATGGAGGGTTTTGTGTAGATCCAAAAGGTGTTTCTCCAAATGGCTGATTTGGTGCGGATCCAAATGGAGGATTATGAGTAGATCCAAAAGGTGCCTCGCCAAATAATTGATTTTGTGTGGATCCAAATTGAGTTTCTCCAAATGGTTGAGTTTGTGCGCATCCAAATTGTGGGTTTTGTGTAGACCCAAAAGAGGTCTCTCCAAATGGCTGATTTTGTGTCGATCCAAAAGGACAGAAAACGTCATTAGAACAAAATGGATTTGATTTTTCTTGAATCACTGGCTCCTGCTGGAAATATGTACTTGACTAAAATATTCTAAAGGACGTTAActatattaatttgattattaaCAGCAGACGATGAATCATACTGCTTCATAATATCATCAATAACAGTTAGATTATTTTGTTTTGAAGAGTCTCGAACTTCTAAAAGatatatgtttaatattaatGCTTTGATGTATGATAATTACCATTTTTTGAGGAACTAAATGGTTGGTCAAAAAACGAATCCATATTTTGACCGCAAGAAATTCTTGAGGGATCTTCCATATACTGAAAAGAAGTTGAATTAACTTTTGTTGAGATACTGAACAGAAAATGTCTCTTGCGGGCTCTTAACGTATATCCACATTTCAATTACCATTAAAGGAGAAAAGATCATCTAATTCACCTAATTAGATTAATATATTCCCGTACTACCTGAAACAGAATTGATTGGATTTACATTAATTACTGACGGTCGTG
Coding sequences within it:
- the LOC115229682 gene encoding nuclear pore complex protein NUP98B-like; this translates as MDSFFDQPFSSSKNAIWRNTFWIYTKPSIWIRTKSAIWTIPFGSTQNPPFGSTQNQLFGETPFGSTQNPPFGSAQNQPFGETHFASTKNPPFGSTQNQPFGETPFGSTQNPPFGSTQNQPFGETPFGSTQNHPFGYTQNQPFGETPFGSTKNPPFGSAQNQSFGETPSGTTKNPPFGSAQNQSFGETPFGTTKNPPFGSAQNQSFGETLFASTKKSPFGSIQNQPLGETFLDPHKISHLEKLLLDLHKTLLDLCIINLVFRKINI